Proteins encoded in a region of the Elizabethkingia bruuniana genome:
- a CDS encoding DEAD/DEAH box helicase produces the protein MNFKSLNLINPIIRAITEAGYSKPTDIQNMAIPHILEGKDIIGCAQTGTGKTAAFAMPVLQLLKKKNPEHKEIRTLILTPTRELAIQIEENFKVYSKYLPLSQLCVFGGVGKGSQIAALRKRVDVLIATPGRLLDLCSDGHVNLSKIEILVLDEADRMLDMGFVNDVKKILRLTPSKKQTLFFSATMPVSIRKFANTIVKNPVEVSATPVSSTAKTIEQSVYFVDKNRKTDLLINLLEDSSINRLLVFTRTKYGADRLVKQLGHTGIFAAAIHGNKSQQARQKALEDFKKSKVRVLIATDIAARGIDIDELSFVINYELPNIPETYVHRIGRTGRAGMEGKAVSFCDEDERSDLKNIQKLIGFTMPVGNQAGIH, from the coding sequence ATGAATTTTAAAAGTTTAAATTTAATAAATCCTATTATCCGTGCCATAACAGAAGCCGGATATTCAAAACCCACCGATATCCAGAATATGGCGATACCGCATATTCTTGAGGGAAAAGATATTATTGGCTGTGCACAGACCGGAACCGGCAAAACGGCAGCATTTGCAATGCCTGTTCTACAGTTACTTAAAAAGAAAAACCCGGAACATAAAGAAATTCGAACACTTATTCTAACCCCCACGCGGGAGCTGGCAATACAGATTGAGGAAAATTTTAAGGTCTATAGTAAATATCTGCCATTATCACAGCTTTGTGTTTTCGGTGGCGTTGGTAAAGGAAGCCAGATTGCAGCCTTAAGAAAAAGAGTAGATGTATTGATTGCCACACCGGGAAGACTTTTAGATTTGTGCAGCGATGGACATGTGAATCTTTCCAAAATTGAAATTCTGGTTCTGGATGAAGCAGACAGAATGCTTGATATGGGTTTTGTGAATGATGTGAAAAAGATTCTCAGGTTAACCCCTTCAAAGAAACAGACTCTGTTTTTCTCTGCAACCATGCCTGTTTCTATACGGAAATTTGCAAATACAATTGTGAAAAATCCTGTAGAAGTATCGGCAACACCTGTTTCATCAACAGCAAAAACTATAGAACAGTCTGTATATTTTGTTGATAAAAACAGAAAAACAGATTTACTTATCAATCTTCTGGAAGACTCTAGTATTAACCGCCTATTGGTTTTTACACGAACCAAATACGGAGCAGACCGATTGGTAAAACAACTGGGACATACAGGAATATTTGCAGCAGCAATTCACGGAAACAAATCTCAACAAGCAAGACAAAAAGCACTTGAAGACTTTAAAAAAAGTAAGGTCCGTGTTTTAATCGCCACTGATATTGCAGCGCGCGGAATCGATATCGACGAACTTTCTTTCGTTATCAATTATGAACTCCCAAATATACCGGAAACTTATGTTCACCGAATAGGCAGAACCGGAAGAGCCGGAATGGAAGGAAAAGCAGTTTCTTTTTGCGACGAGGACGAACGTTCCGATTTAAAGAATATTCAAAAGCTCATAGGCTTTACAATGCCTGTAGGAAATCAGGCGGGCATACACTAA